From Selenomonas ruminantium AC2024, a single genomic window includes:
- the truB gene encoding tRNA pseudouridine(55) synthase TruB, with the protein MTEVKPVSGFLNILKPPGMSSHDVVGYVRRVLHTKKVGHAGTLDPAAAGVLPVAVGTATRLIEYLEITDKTYRAEIKLGIATDSGDDTGKILTCQSDWSDFDMSTLEKVLQKFTGKIRQTPPAHSAIKINGQKACDLLRAGKDVEVPSREVTIYRLELLAHSHDMLLIDCDCSKGTYIRSLCQDIGEALGVSATMAFLLRRRVGDFTAEAALTLEELAEAGEQALLPADKYLSSMQRFDLNPKREKAFCNGLSSTVKNFTAQTESLLVYADGHFIGVGRYDKEREELLPVKVLGR; encoded by the coding sequence GTGACGGAGGTAAAGCCCGTAAGCGGCTTTCTCAACATCCTAAAGCCTCCCGGCATGAGCTCCCATGATGTGGTGGGCTATGTCCGCAGGGTGCTCCATACCAAAAAGGTAGGCCATGCCGGTACCTTAGACCCGGCTGCGGCAGGCGTGCTGCCTGTGGCCGTGGGTACGGCCACCCGCCTTATCGAGTACCTCGAAATTACGGATAAGACCTACCGGGCGGAAATCAAGCTGGGTATTGCCACCGACAGCGGTGACGACACCGGCAAGATTTTGACATGTCAATCTGACTGGTCAGATTTTGACATGTCAACCCTTGAAAAGGTGCTGCAAAAGTTCACCGGCAAAATCCGGCAGACGCCGCCAGCCCATTCTGCTATTAAAATCAACGGCCAAAAGGCCTGCGATTTATTGCGGGCAGGCAAAGATGTGGAAGTTCCGTCCCGGGAAGTCACCATCTACCGGTTGGAACTCTTGGCGCACAGCCACGATATGCTGCTGATTGATTGCGATTGCAGCAAGGGAACGTATATCCGCAGTCTCTGTCAGGATATCGGCGAAGCCTTGGGCGTTTCCGCCACCATGGCATTTTTGCTGCGGCGCAGGGTCGGTGACTTTACGGCCGAAGCTGCGCTGACTTTGGAAGAACTTGCCGAAGCTGGAGAACAGGCTCTGCTGCCTGCAGATAAATACCTGAGCTCCATGCAGCGTTTTGATTTGAACCCCAAGCGGGAAAAGGCTTTCTGCAACGGCCTTTCGAGTACCGTGAAGAATTTTACGGCCCAGACGGAAAGCCTGCTGGTTTATGCGGACGGTCATTTCATCGGCGTAGGCCGTTACGATAAAGAAAGAGAAGAACTTTTGCCGGTGAAGGTTTTAGGGCGGTGA
- a CDS encoding DHH family phosphoesterase, whose amino-acid sequence MHISLTETAAALKAVQRIVITAHVNPDGDAIGSSLGLMHALKDLGKEVQVFIDDDIPAAFSVLPGYELIGKPAEGQNIPADLLVAVDVSLDRIGKVAEAVKAPTLNIDHHITNDGQADKLYLDGTAAATAEIIYQLIEELGVPCTQDMAMCLYTGLALDTGWFRFSNTKPRTMQVAAALLSCGAQPHVISEALEQRPLSEVQSLAFALQKIELLADGKVAGICLDNAALQEHEAPEGLIGMVRVIEGVDIAFTLKEKEPGLCRVSLRSKGIDVTKIALQFGGGGHVRAAGCSIEKNCAEARNDLIKAILQVVEAES is encoded by the coding sequence ATGCATATTTCATTGACGGAAACGGCAGCTGCCTTAAAAGCTGTACAGCGCATTGTGATTACGGCCCATGTGAACCCCGATGGCGATGCCATCGGCAGTTCCCTTGGCCTCATGCATGCACTTAAGGATTTGGGCAAAGAGGTGCAGGTTTTCATCGATGATGATATCCCGGCAGCATTTTCTGTGCTGCCGGGATATGAGCTTATAGGGAAACCTGCGGAAGGGCAGAACATCCCCGCTGACCTGTTGGTGGCGGTGGATGTAAGCCTCGACCGCATCGGCAAAGTAGCGGAGGCCGTCAAGGCTCCGACACTTAATATCGACCATCATATCACCAATGACGGTCAGGCTGATAAGCTCTATCTCGATGGAACGGCGGCCGCCACTGCTGAAATCATTTACCAATTAATTGAAGAACTGGGCGTACCCTGCACGCAGGATATGGCCATGTGCCTCTATACGGGTCTTGCCCTCGATACCGGCTGGTTCCGCTTCTCCAATACCAAGCCGCGGACCATGCAGGTAGCAGCAGCCCTTCTTTCCTGTGGTGCGCAGCCTCATGTTATTTCCGAAGCGCTCGAACAGCGTCCCCTTTCGGAAGTACAGAGCCTGGCCTTTGCCTTGCAGAAGATTGAACTTCTGGCGGATGGCAAGGTGGCTGGTATCTGCCTAGACAATGCCGCCCTGCAGGAACATGAAGCCCCCGAAGGCCTTATTGGCATGGTGCGGGTCATTGAAGGCGTGGATATCGCCTTTACCCTGAAAGAAAAAGAACCGGGGCTTTGCCGGGTGAGCCTGCGCTCCAAGGGCATTGATGTGACGAAAATCGCCCTGCAGTTTGGCGGCGGCGGTCATGTACGGGCAGCAGGCTGTTCGATTGAAAAGAACTGTGCGGAAGCCAGAAATGACCTTATCAAGGCCATTTTACAGGTCGTGGAGGCTGAATCGTGA
- the rbfA gene encoding 30S ribosome-binding factor RbfA, producing the protein MGQLRVEKVQELMKQEISQIILRELKDPRIGFVTVTSVECTGDLREAKVYVSLMGNESQVKSCWMGLNSSLGFIRREIGKRIRLRVTPEISFALDKSLDYSAHIQELLLKIKAEEGEKNAESAPEE; encoded by the coding sequence GTGGGACAGCTGCGTGTGGAAAAAGTACAGGAATTGATGAAGCAGGAAATCAGCCAGATTATCCTGCGGGAGTTGAAAGACCCCCGCATTGGCTTTGTCACCGTAACTTCCGTGGAATGTACGGGAGATTTGCGGGAGGCCAAGGTCTATGTGAGCCTGATGGGAAATGAATCCCAGGTCAAATCCTGCTGGATGGGGCTTAACAGCAGCCTCGGCTTTATCCGCCGGGAAATCGGCAAGCGGATTCGCCTGCGCGTAACCCCGGAAATCAGTTTTGCGCTGGATAAGTCGCTGGATTACAGTGCGCATATCCAGGAACTGCTCTTAAAAATCAAGGCAGAGGAAGGCGAGAAAAACGCCGAATCTGCTCCTGAGGAGTAA
- the infB gene encoding translation initiation factor IF-2, whose product MSNIRVYELAKEFGKETKEVLEVLQKANFAVKNNFSSVGDAEREALKKHYNKSAAPAAKAAPAKESKPKEVKEAPKAKPAEKSASHNHEKHDNGQRKVVNHNNNNNGNGQNRSHEGGSRNNGHNERNNNSSNNDRNERNDNRSERGSRNDRNKNERNDRRGGKNGRNDRNERNDRNGGRNDRRGGKGRNNKRGNQQPAPKMEIARPKHIKLPEMIAVKDLASKMSYTAAEVVKKLFMMGVMATINQEIDFETAALVASEFGVTCEELPPDADPTEIPEIEDDPKSLKLRPPVVTVMGHVDHGKTSLLDSIRNTHVSAHEAGGITQHIGAYQVNCKGKKIVFLDTPGHEAFTAMRARGAQITDIAILVVAADDGVMPQTIEAINHAKSANVPIIVAVNKIDKPGANPDRVKQELMEHGLVPEEYGGDTIMVPVSAKQQIGIDDLLENVLLVAEVEELKANPNRDARGVIIEAKLDKGRGTVATVLVQNGTLRIGDSVVCGTTYGKVRAMVDDRGNNVKKAGPSVPVEILGLNDVPAAGDILAVLEEKQARSIAEARVERQRTNLIKSKKVSLDDLFHQIQEGEIKDLNIVVKADVQGSVEALCGSLLKLNKNDEVRVSVVHSGVGAVNESDVMLASASNAIIIAFNVRPDANARRVADTEDVDIRTYRVIYDALNDVKDAMSGMLKPKYKEVVQGRVEIRQVMKFSKALVAGSYVLEGKIFNNSKIRIIRDNIEVFDGEIDSLRRFKDEVKEVAAGYECGISIIDYRDFKEGDIIEAYTMEEIATDINEANKEAAKKRQAEAAARAAKENEE is encoded by the coding sequence ATGTCCAACATTAGAGTTTATGAATTGGCTAAAGAATTCGGCAAGGAAACCAAAGAGGTTTTGGAAGTCTTACAGAAGGCAAATTTTGCCGTTAAAAATAATTTCAGCAGTGTCGGGGATGCCGAGCGTGAAGCCCTGAAGAAGCACTATAACAAGAGCGCAGCTCCTGCTGCCAAGGCTGCACCGGCTAAGGAAAGCAAGCCCAAGGAAGTCAAAGAAGCTCCCAAGGCTAAGCCGGCAGAAAAGAGCGCCAGCCACAATCATGAGAAGCATGATAACGGCCAGCGCAAGGTTGTAAACCATAACAACAATAACAACGGCAATGGTCAGAACCGCAGCCATGAAGGTGGCAGCCGCAACAACGGTCACAATGAACGCAATAACAACAGCAGCAACAATGACCGGAACGAGCGCAACGACAACCGCAGCGAACGCGGCAGCCGCAATGACCGCAACAAGAACGAGCGCAATGACCGTCGTGGTGGCAAGAACGGCCGCAATGACCGGAATGAACGCAACGACCGTAACGGTGGCCGTAATGACCGCCGTGGCGGCAAGGGCCGTAACAACAAGCGCGGCAACCAGCAGCCGGCACCGAAGATGGAAATCGCTCGTCCGAAGCACATCAAACTGCCGGAAATGATTGCGGTTAAGGACCTCGCTTCCAAGATGAGCTACACGGCAGCAGAAGTCGTGAAGAAGCTCTTTATGATGGGCGTAATGGCAACCATCAACCAGGAAATCGACTTCGAGACGGCAGCTCTCGTAGCTTCCGAATTCGGCGTGACCTGTGAAGAACTGCCGCCTGATGCAGACCCGACGGAAATCCCCGAAATCGAGGATGATCCGAAGAGCCTTAAGCTCCGTCCGCCTGTTGTTACCGTTATGGGGCACGTTGACCATGGTAAGACTTCCCTTTTGGACAGCATCCGCAACACCCATGTATCCGCTCACGAAGCCGGCGGTATTACCCAGCACATCGGTGCTTATCAGGTAAACTGCAAGGGCAAGAAGATTGTCTTCCTCGATACGCCGGGTCATGAGGCCTTCACGGCTATGCGTGCCCGCGGTGCCCAGATTACGGATATCGCGATTCTCGTGGTTGCTGCCGATGACGGCGTTATGCCTCAGACCATCGAAGCCATCAACCACGCCAAGTCCGCAAACGTGCCCATCATCGTGGCTGTCAACAAGATTGATAAGCCGGGCGCAAATCCGGACCGCGTGAAGCAGGAACTCATGGAACATGGCCTCGTTCCGGAAGAATACGGCGGCGATACCATCATGGTTCCCGTATCGGCAAAACAGCAGATTGGTATTGATGACCTTCTGGAAAACGTTCTGCTCGTTGCCGAAGTGGAAGAACTCAAGGCTAACCCGAACCGCGATGCCCGCGGCGTTATCATCGAAGCCAAGCTCGATAAGGGCCGTGGTACGGTGGCAACGGTACTCGTACAGAATGGTACCCTGCGCATCGGTGATTCCGTTGTCTGCGGTACGACCTATGGTAAGGTTCGCGCCATGGTGGATGACCGCGGCAACAACGTCAAGAAGGCTGGCCCGTCTGTACCGGTTGAGATTCTCGGTCTTAACGATGTACCGGCTGCCGGTGACATTCTGGCCGTGCTCGAAGAAAAACAGGCCCGCTCCATTGCGGAAGCCCGCGTAGAACGCCAGCGCACCAACCTCATCAAGAGCAAGAAGGTATCGCTGGATGACCTGTTCCATCAGATTCAGGAAGGCGAAATCAAAGACCTCAATATCGTGGTCAAGGCCGACGTACAGGGTTCTGTCGAAGCACTCTGCGGCTCGCTCCTCAAGCTCAACAAGAACGACGAAGTACGCGTCAGCGTGGTTCACTCCGGCGTAGGTGCCGTAAACGAATCCGATGTTATGCTGGCTTCGGCATCGAATGCCATCATCATCGCCTTCAATGTGCGCCCGGATGCCAATGCCCGCCGTGTTGCTGATACGGAAGATGTGGATATCCGCACCTACCGCGTCATCTACGACGCCCTCAATGACGTCAAGGACGCTATGAGCGGTATGCTCAAGCCCAAGTACAAGGAAGTTGTACAGGGCCGCGTAGAAATCCGTCAGGTTATGAAGTTCTCCAAGGCACTCGTTGCCGGTTCTTACGTACTCGAAGGCAAAATCTTCAACAACTCCAAGATTCGCATTATCCGCGATAATATCGAAGTGTTCGACGGTGAGATTGACTCCCTGCGCCGCTTCAAGGATGAGGTGAAGGAAGTAGCTGCCGGTTACGAATGCGGTATTTCCATCATCGACTACCGCGACTTCAAGGAAGGCGACATCATCGAAGCCTACACCATGGAAGAAATCGCTACGGATATCAACGAAGCCAACAAAGAGGCCGCCAAGAAGCGTCAGGCAGAAGCCGCCGCTCGTGCTGCCAAAGAAAACGAGGAATAA
- a CDS encoding L7Ae/L30e/S12e/Gadd45 family ribosomal protein encodes MAITRTQRIVNLLSMAQKAGRIVSGAFAVEQAVKKKQAVLVLLAGDAAEESKKNFIALTDKFAIPYVYCLDRETLGACLGKEFRAVAALTDDGFAKKLRQLMEETL; translated from the coding sequence ATGGCAATTACAAGAACGCAGCGCATCGTTAATCTTCTGAGCATGGCTCAGAAGGCCGGCCGCATTGTTTCCGGGGCCTTTGCCGTGGAACAGGCCGTGAAGAAAAAGCAGGCGGTTCTCGTCCTGCTGGCCGGTGATGCCGCAGAAGAAAGCAAGAAAAATTTCATTGCATTAACAGATAAATTCGCGATTCCTTATGTTTACTGTCTCGACCGTGAGACTTTAGGCGCATGCTTAGGCAAAGAATTTCGTGCCGTTGCCGCATTGACGGATGACGGCTTTGCGAAAAAACTTCGCCAGCTTATGGAGGAAACGCTATGA
- the rnpM gene encoding RNase P modulator RnpM, which produces MKTKKIPQRMCLGCQESKSKRELIRIVRSPEGEFSVDTTGKKPGRGAYICPKMECFNAARKSKGLERSFKSPIDKSVYELLEQQLKELPEAEG; this is translated from the coding sequence GTGAAAACCAAGAAGATACCCCAGCGCATGTGCTTAGGCTGCCAGGAGAGCAAATCGAAACGGGAGCTTATCCGCATTGTGCGCAGTCCCGAAGGGGAATTTTCCGTGGATACCACGGGGAAAAAGCCCGGCCGGGGCGCCTATATATGTCCCAAAATGGAATGCTTTAATGCGGCCCGCAAGAGCAAGGGGCTGGAGCGTTCCTTCAAGAGTCCGATTGACAAGTCAGTATATGAGCTTTTGGAGCAGCAATTAAAAGAGCTGCCGGAAGCTGAGGGCTGA
- the nusA gene encoding transcription termination factor NusA: MARRTTKAKDNGQEFLETLRELSRERGIDEEFLFEAIEAALITAYKRNFGSAQNVRVTLSRDTGTYHVYAVKTVVEDAADEITEISLAQARTIRPEYEVGDVIEIEVTPANFGRVAAQTAKQVVVQRIREAERGMIYEEFQSRESDILTGLVQRVENRNVFIDLGKTEAVLTPAEQIPTETYSHGDRIKAFIVEVKKTNKGPQVVVSRTHPGLLKRLFELEVPEIQEGIVEIKSVAREPGNRSKIAVWSKDESVDPVGSCVGYRGMRVQAIVDELGSEKIDIVKWSEDPAKFIANALSPSKVVSVAVNEAEKVSRVVVPDYQLSLAIGKEGQNARLAAKLTGWKIDIKSESQAADEELDENMNEVEVESDEAFTAEGE, from the coding sequence TTGGCAAGAAGAACTACGAAAGCGAAGGATAACGGGCAGGAGTTCCTGGAGACTCTGCGGGAATTGAGCCGGGAGCGTGGCATTGATGAGGAATTCTTATTTGAAGCCATTGAAGCTGCTCTGATTACGGCTTACAAGCGCAACTTCGGCTCCGCTCAGAATGTTCGCGTTACCCTGTCCCGGGATACGGGCACGTACCATGTGTATGCCGTTAAGACCGTGGTGGAGGATGCCGCTGACGAAATTACGGAAATCTCGCTGGCACAGGCCCGCACCATTCGTCCGGAATACGAAGTGGGCGATGTTATCGAAATCGAAGTGACGCCGGCTAACTTTGGCCGCGTGGCTGCCCAGACGGCTAAGCAGGTGGTTGTACAGCGCATCCGCGAAGCAGAACGGGGCATGATTTACGAGGAATTCCAGAGCCGCGAAAGCGATATTCTGACCGGCCTCGTACAGCGCGTAGAAAATCGCAATGTGTTCATCGACCTGGGCAAGACGGAAGCCGTGCTGACTCCGGCAGAACAGATTCCCACCGAAACCTACAGCCATGGCGACCGCATCAAGGCCTTCATCGTAGAAGTCAAGAAGACCAACAAGGGCCCGCAGGTTGTGGTATCCCGTACCCATCCGGGGCTCCTCAAGCGCCTCTTTGAACTGGAAGTTCCCGAAATTCAGGAAGGCATTGTGGAAATCAAGTCCGTAGCCCGCGAACCGGGCAACCGTTCCAAGATTGCCGTCTGGTCCAAGGACGAATCCGTGGATCCCGTTGGTTCCTGCGTTGGCTACCGCGGTATGCGCGTGCAGGCCATCGTTGACGAACTCGGCAGCGAGAAAATCGATATCGTAAAATGGAGCGAAGACCCGGCGAAGTTCATCGCTAACGCGCTGAGCCCGTCCAAGGTTGTATCCGTTGCCGTTAACGAAGCCGAAAAGGTTTCCCGCGTAGTCGTTCCGGACTATCAGTTGTCCCTGGCCATCGGCAAAGAAGGCCAGAACGCCCGCCTCGCTGCTAAGCTCACGGGTTGGAAAATCGACATCAAGAGCGAAAGCCAGGCTGCTGATGAAGAACTGGACGAAAACATGAACGAAGTGGAAGTGGAGAGCGACGAAGCTTTCACCGCAGAGGGTGAATAA
- the rimP gene encoding ribosome maturation factor RimP, with protein sequence MAAKNIEESVELMVQELLTGQDVIELVDVEYVKEYTDYYLRVYIDKEGGIDIEDCQELSEKLEVMLDEKDIIPDAYILEVSSPGIDRVLRKPRDLEREQGKAVDVTLYAPMDGKKNLTGVLTGFDGEKFTLDDEITIELSKAAQIRLHIDF encoded by the coding sequence ATGGCAGCAAAGAATATTGAAGAATCCGTAGAGCTCATGGTGCAGGAACTTCTAACCGGCCAGGACGTCATTGAACTGGTGGATGTGGAGTATGTCAAGGAGTACACGGACTACTATCTGCGTGTCTACATCGATAAAGAAGGCGGCATTGACATTGAGGATTGCCAGGAACTCAGCGAAAAGCTGGAGGTAATGCTCGATGAAAAGGATATCATTCCCGATGCCTATATTTTGGAGGTATCGTCGCCTGGTATTGACCGCGTGCTCAGAAAGCCCCGGGATTTGGAACGGGAGCAGGGCAAGGCCGTGGATGTGACACTCTATGCACCTATGGACGGCAAGAAAAACCTCACGGGGGTACTCACCGGCTTTGACGGTGAAAAGTTCACCCTCGATGATGAAATCACCATTGAACTGAGTAAGGCGGCACAGATTCGCCTGCATATTGATTTTTAA
- a CDS encoding EAL domain-containing protein, with protein sequence MWTWLSDYNYDFALATIPIQVILMIVYIMRQQLPTRQSRSFMLVMVMNIIMTVTDIIACELNEVWQEYPISLSYALNIAYFLAFIIRGWGLFDYAASVVDTASRWGRKFTLILALPALFVCGLILSTPWAGTIFTMDPVTGYHNLGWYNSIYFSTWFYIIASVLLMLVCRKDVVFKAKTGIYICNVILAVGIIYRHAFMHVLVTSYFSLLAILIIYLTTQNPDSFRDRVVDVLNRAAFTEMVMDFVLHKRQFSCFGISIKNYSAYKTVYGSETMYKSLREIGLWLTHEFRSFYVFYLGNGQMVMLNHDAEYNDIQNLAIKIQERFHYAWSENGGAQVPLPINLVFISKGVPKNSVRSVELGLEQAFVEAERRDNAMVYVADEALLTKLKRQEQIRLQLRKALRDKSLEIHLQPLYNVHTGKLTALEALARLRDEQLGFIPPAEFIPLAETEGEIMELGRQIFAKTCQFVSETDLDSLGIEFLTVNLSPAQCMNYSLGDELERIAMQHRISMDKIRLEVTESAIGDMDSLLEQMRRLKNCGVGFLLDDFGAGSSNLVRVMNLPFAMVKIDMQLVWSYFRSASNMLLHIVRMFQEDKMTIIIEGVEDKHMAQQLAKMGCDYEQGYYFSRPLPPEELLVFLQEHRDYDWLT encoded by the coding sequence ATGTGGACTTGGCTCAGTGACTATAATTACGATTTTGCATTAGCGACCATTCCAATCCAAGTTATTCTGATGATCGTTTATATCATGCGCCAGCAGCTGCCTACCCGGCAAAGCCGCAGCTTTATGCTGGTCATGGTCATGAATATCATCATGACGGTTACGGATATTATTGCCTGTGAACTGAACGAAGTATGGCAGGAATATCCGATTTCGCTCAGTTATGCGCTGAATATTGCTTATTTTTTAGCCTTTATTATCCGCGGCTGGGGGTTATTTGACTATGCGGCTTCGGTGGTGGATACAGCCTCCCGTTGGGGACGCAAGTTTACCCTGATTCTTGCCTTGCCGGCGTTATTTGTCTGCGGGCTTATTCTTTCCACGCCATGGGCCGGGACGATTTTTACCATGGACCCGGTGACAGGCTATCATAACCTCGGCTGGTATAATTCCATCTATTTCAGCACCTGGTTTTATATCATAGCTTCGGTACTCCTGATGCTTGTCTGCCGGAAAGATGTGGTGTTCAAGGCCAAGACAGGTATTTACATCTGCAATGTGATTCTGGCCGTGGGGATTATTTATCGGCATGCTTTTATGCATGTACTGGTTACCAGCTATTTCAGCCTGCTGGCTATCCTGATTATTTATCTTACCACACAGAATCCGGACTCCTTCCGGGACAGAGTGGTAGACGTGCTGAACAGAGCCGCTTTTACCGAAATGGTGATGGATTTTGTACTGCATAAACGGCAGTTTTCCTGCTTTGGCATCAGCATCAAGAATTATTCCGCCTATAAAACCGTGTATGGCTCGGAAACCATGTATAAGAGCCTGCGGGAAATCGGCCTTTGGCTTACCCACGAATTTCGCAGCTTCTATGTGTTCTATCTGGGCAATGGCCAGATGGTCATGCTGAATCATGATGCCGAATACAACGATATCCAGAATCTGGCCATCAAAATTCAGGAGCGCTTCCATTATGCTTGGTCGGAAAACGGCGGTGCTCAGGTGCCGCTGCCCATCAATCTGGTGTTTATCTCCAAGGGCGTGCCCAAGAATTCCGTCCGCAGCGTGGAGCTGGGGCTGGAGCAGGCTTTTGTCGAAGCAGAACGGCGGGATAACGCCATGGTTTATGTGGCAGACGAAGCCTTGCTGACAAAACTGAAACGGCAGGAGCAGATTCGCCTGCAGTTACGGAAGGCCCTGCGGGATAAGTCGCTGGAAATTCACTTGCAGCCTCTGTACAATGTCCATACGGGAAAGCTTACCGCACTCGAGGCACTGGCCCGTCTGCGGGATGAGCAGCTCGGCTTTATTCCACCGGCTGAGTTTATTCCGCTGGCAGAAACGGAAGGGGAAATCATGGAACTGGGGCGGCAGATTTTTGCCAAGACCTGCCAGTTTGTCAGCGAAACGGATTTGGATTCGCTCGGCATTGAATTTTTGACCGTCAATCTTTCCCCGGCACAGTGCATGAACTACAGTCTGGGGGATGAACTGGAGCGCATTGCGATGCAGCACCGCATCTCCATGGATAAAATCCGGCTCGAAGTCACCGAGTCTGCCATTGGCGATATGGATTCGCTCTTAGAGCAGATGCGCCGTCTGAAAAATTGCGGCGTGGGCTTCCTGCTCGATGATTTTGGAGCGGGCAGTTCCAATCTCGTGCGCGTGATGAATCTGCCCTTTGCCATGGTAAAGATTGATATGCAGCTCGTCTGGTCTTACTTCCGCAGCGCCAGCAACATGCTCCTGCACATCGTCCGCATGTTCCAGGAGGATAAGATGACCATCATCATCGAAGGGGTGGAGGACAAGCATATGGCCCAGCAGCTTGCCAAGATGGGCTGTGATTACGAGCAGGGCTACTATTTTTCCCGTCCTTTGCCGCCAGAAGAACTGCTGGTATTCTTACAGGAACACCGCGATTATGACTGGCTGACGTAA
- a CDS encoding sodium-dependent transporter codes for MNEKNSKDSSFSGQLGFVLAAAASAVGVGNLWRFPYFAAKDGGGIFLLTYLILLVTFGYALLSSDLAIGRKTQLSSIKAYGAMKPGWKFLGILTFFVPAIIMTYYAVIGGWITKYAVTFLTGAGAAAAQDNYFVGFITNPVESGIYAAIFMLATAFVVYRGVERGIEASSRIIMPVLLVTVILISLYVLTLEVHDADGTVRTGLQGLAIYFLPNFEGMTLSKYIQIVLDAMSQMFYSLSVAMGIMITYGSYVKKEVNLNQSVSQIAIVDTAVAVLAGMMIIPAIFAFSGMEGMAAGPKLMFVSLPKVFNSLGIVGIIIGAAFFLMAIFAALTSCISVLEAIVANCMEIFHAERKKVTLVVSTFYTVVTVIIALGYSLFYVEVGLPNGSTGQLLDIMDYISTACMMPIIAFLSAILIGWLVKPEWIIGEMEADGSTMPRKGLYRVVIRYVAPVIMVILALQAFGVIN; via the coding sequence ATGAACGAGAAAAACAGCAAGGACAGCAGCTTTTCCGGCCAGCTTGGCTTCGTGCTAGCGGCAGCCGCCTCCGCCGTAGGCGTGGGCAATCTTTGGCGCTTCCCGTATTTTGCCGCGAAGGATGGCGGCGGAATTTTCCTGCTGACGTATTTGATTCTGCTTGTGACCTTTGGTTACGCACTTCTGTCTTCGGACTTGGCTATCGGCCGTAAGACACAGCTCAGTTCCATCAAGGCTTATGGAGCCATGAAACCGGGCTGGAAATTCCTGGGTATCCTGACCTTTTTCGTACCGGCAATCATTATGACGTATTATGCGGTTATCGGGGGCTGGATTACCAAGTACGCAGTGACGTTCCTGACGGGAGCCGGCGCTGCGGCAGCTCAGGACAATTACTTCGTGGGCTTCATCACGAATCCTGTGGAGTCCGGCATCTATGCCGCCATCTTTATGCTGGCGACGGCCTTTGTCGTTTACCGCGGGGTAGAGCGGGGGATTGAAGCATCTTCGCGCATCATCATGCCGGTTCTGCTCGTCACGGTTATTTTGATTTCCCTGTACGTTTTGACGTTGGAAGTCCATGACGCAGATGGCACCGTCAGAACAGGTCTGCAGGGGCTGGCCATTTACTTCCTGCCCAACTTTGAAGGCATGACGCTTAGCAAGTACATCCAGATTGTGTTGGATGCCATGAGCCAGATGTTCTACTCGCTGTCGGTTGCCATGGGTATCATGATTACCTATGGTTCCTATGTCAAGAAGGAAGTAAATCTCAATCAGTCCGTATCGCAGATTGCCATTGTGGATACGGCAGTGGCAGTCCTCGCAGGTATGATGATTATTCCCGCCATCTTTGCTTTCTCCGGGATGGAAGGTATGGCAGCAGGCCCGAAACTCATGTTCGTGTCTCTGCCCAAGGTCTTTAACTCCCTTGGCATTGTGGGGATTATCATCGGGGCCGCCTTCTTCCTCATGGCAATCTTTGCCGCACTGACCAGCTGCATTTCCGTATTGGAAGCTATCGTGGCTAACTGCATGGAAATCTTCCATGCCGAGCGCAAGAAGGTAACACTGGTTGTCAGCACCTTCTATACGGTGGTTACGGTCATTATCGCACTGGGCTACAGCCTCTTCTATGTGGAAGTTGGTCTGCCTAATGGTTCCACCGGACAGCTTTTGGATATCATGGACTACATCAGCACCGCCTGCATGATGCCCATTATCGCATTCCTGTCCGCTATTCTCATCGGCTGGCTCGTGAAGCCGGAATGGATTATCGGCGAGATGGAAGCCGATGGCAGCACAATGCCGCGCAAAGGCCTCTATCGGGTGGTTATCCGCTATGTGGCGCCGGTTATCATGGTGATTCTGGCCCTGCAGGCTTTCGGTGTAATTAATTAA